In Thermocladium sp. ECH_B, a single genomic region encodes these proteins:
- a CDS encoding nitrate/sulfonate/bicarbonate ABC transporter ATP-binding protein: MPVLSNVSFEAGENQFVSIIAPSGTGKTTLLKIISGLVKPDKGKILLRGEEVTEPTPLISMIYQDFALYPWLTALQNVELALLHKKLPREERRRRAQAMLELVGLGGFEDYYPKEMSGGMRQRVAIARALVAKPLVLLMDEPFASLDAITAEGLRREVLDIVFSKESTVKSVIMVSHNIEEVVELSDKVVILGGRPATVVSQVPIELPRPRNSRDPVFNEVVDRLYSIISTTVKEAR, encoded by the coding sequence TTGCCCGTCCTCAGCAATGTATCGTTTGAGGCGGGCGAGAATCAATTCGTCTCCATAATAGCCCCCTCGGGAACCGGCAAGACGACTCTCCTCAAGATAATAAGCGGCCTCGTTAAGCCCGATAAGGGTAAGATTCTCCTAAGGGGTGAGGAGGTGACTGAGCCGACTCCCCTCATCTCCATGATTTACCAGGACTTCGCCCTATACCCCTGGCTAACCGCCCTTCAGAACGTGGAGTTAGCGCTTCTCCACAAGAAGCTGCCGCGCGAGGAGAGGCGTCGCCGGGCCCAGGCAATGCTTGAGTTAGTTGGGTTGGGGGGATTCGAGGATTACTACCCCAAGGAGATGAGCGGCGGCATGAGGCAGCGCGTCGCCATTGCCAGGGCGCTGGTGGCGAAGCCCTTGGTCCTCTTGATGGATGAGCCATTCGCCAGCCTCGACGCCATAACCGCTGAGGGGTTGAGGAGGGAGGTCCTCGACATAGTGTTCAGCAAGGAGTCCACAGTTAAGTCAGTGATAATGGTTAGCCATAATATCGAGGAGGTGGTGGAGTTATCGGATAAGGTTGTGATTCTGGGGGGAAGGCCCGCCACAGTGGTGTCCCAGGTACCCATTGAATTGCCGAGGCCGCGGAACTCGAGGGACCCCGTCTTTAACGAAGTGGTGGATAGGCTTTACTCCATAATATCCACTACCGTTAAGGAGGCGCGGTGA